The Castanea sativa cultivar Marrone di Chiusa Pesio chromosome 11, ASM4071231v1 genome contains a region encoding:
- the LOC142616555 gene encoding uncharacterized protein LOC142616555: MDDIANKCAGLRLSKREESEVDLTPPMAEMRYVLAGKFCTKRRVSLELMARVLKSVWRTKKNFEVCDMGEKKVLFQFKDEKDLDRVLLLSPWSFNKYLVVLHKLGEGEAVNKLKFCRASFWVQIHGLPTMSQTRGAGLRIGGILGVVEKVDVDEKGFRLGGYFCIRVSMDITQPLCRGRLVHIGRSLLTWVDFKYERLPIFCYWCGKVDHDERDCI; the protein is encoded by the coding sequence ATGGACGATATCGCAAACAAGTGCGCAGGTCTACGATTGTcgaaaagagaagaaagtgaGGTGGATTTGACACCACCTATGGCAGAAATGAGGTATGTATTGGCCGGAAAATTTTGTACGAAAAGGAGGGTGAGTCTAGAATTGATGGCGAGGGTTCTGAAGTCTGTTTGGCGAACCAAGAAGAACTTTGAGGTCTGTGACATGGGGGAAAAGAAGGTTCTTTTCCAGTTTAAGGACGAGAAAGATCTAGATAGAGTCCTTTTGCTAAGCCCCTGGTCTTTCAACAAATACTTGGTGGTTCTCCATAAACTTGGTGAGGGGGAAGCAGTAAACAAATTAAAGTTTTGCAGGGCATCGTTCTGGGTACAAATCCATGGGCTCCCCACTATGAGCCAAACAAGGGGAGCTGGCTTACGGATTGGTGGAATACTAGGGGTGGTTGAGAAGGTAGACGTTGATGAGAAAGGCTTCCGCTTAGGGGGCTATTTTTGTATACGAGTATCGATGGATATAACTCAGCCTCTATGTAGAGGTAGACTGGTTCACATAGGGAGGTCACTGTTGACGTGGGTTGATTTCAAATATGAGAGGTTACCCATCTTCTGCTACTGGTGTGGGAAGGTTGACCATGATGAGCGAGACTGCATTTAG